Within Spinacia oleracea cultivar Varoflay chromosome 4, BTI_SOV_V1, whole genome shotgun sequence, the genomic segment CTCCCACACTTATGCCGACAGTGGATTTGGGATTCATTGGGGTGAAGTGTATATACTGTTCTTTCTGTTAGTATAAAAGAAATTGGGCGTTCTCGGTTATCTGAATCATTCAAGGGGTAAAGTATTGGAGGTTCAGGAATGGTAAAAACCTTAACTTTtgattttgaggagagagaattgcgCCATGTCTTGCAAACTGACCGGAATCTCAAAACGTCTAATCGGAATCGCAGGCGTTTAACGATTTCTGATAGAAGCTCCGGTGGGAGGGCCGACCAATCAACCACCCTGtgccttcttcttcttttgaCACTTTCTCCTCCCATGACTCTTACTTTGTCACTTTGTTGTCTCCGGCGGAAATCCTCTTCCCCCCTTCTTTTTTACACTCGAGAGTCGAGtacataaaaacataaaaactacggAGTAAATCCTACGAGTAAAAGAGTTTGAGTGTCACGGAATCATGATCAGTCGCAGTGATATAATTTGGTGATATCAAAGGGTAAAAAACTAGTGCCCTACGGAGAACCCTCCCTTAAACGGTCAATTAAACCCCTCAATCTTTTTTTGTTGAAAGGTGGAatactttaaaaaaattatacgaTAAATAtgatcaaaaataaaaaataattaaataatggtTTACGGTTAACAGGGTAACTGTATCGAAACCGTGTTTAACCGTTTAAATGGTTAAGGTTTATGAAAATGTTGAACTGAAATTTTCGGGACGGttaatcatccataaacacccCTAGATTTGCATGAGAGATAATGCTCAGTCGCTCACATGATAGTTATGATCAGGGGCGGACCTACATAGCTTTAGAGGGGTCCAAAGTGACCCCATtacttttgaaaaaaaactgTAAAATTGATATTTGGGGGTAATTAATTACACTTGAAATAGTTAAGTTATGCATAGTTAACTTACATTAATGATAATGAAATGTACCAATTGCCTATTAgtttagtggtgattggggctgaacttggtagggagaactcgtgtttgatccccgcaacaacaattgggaggggactggaacctatccacccataactcgccccgaatccggattagccctaagggtgaactgggtgctaacaccaaaaaaaaaaaatgacaatGAAATATACTTGAAGCATAATGGTTGCTTGAATACTATGTTACCCAAGTGACCAAGGTTCAAATCCTTTTAAGCAAAGTTAAAGatgatttttttcattttttttcttttacttgtCTCCTTCGTTGATCATCTAAATtctttatgtttatttttttttcttcatcgctttttttttttttttctataatggttcatgattttgcttttacaaaaacacaaaaaaataataGTGTTACTTTTTTTTCAAAAGTATTTTGTACTAGAAtagaagcccgtgcgatgcacggattaatattattaaactATCACTAATTGTAAATCTTTTTAGAGGGAAAGATAGAGTAGGTTATCAATAATTTTACTTAACAAACATGCACCGCATAGGATATAAATGTATCatagtttttattattatagAAGTCTATATTTTAAGTTAATTTATTAAGCAACTCCGTTATCTTAATGAAAAATGACGATGATAGTTTATCACCTTCAAAGTTAGGTCCTACGTACTGGGCTCCATTTAATCATTTTTGTTGATCTCCATTTAATcttattttgttgtaatttgGTGTTTGCTTCCTATAACGTGTTTGGCTTTAGTTTGACAATAGTCCAATCAAGATTACCCCTTCCAATAAGGTAAAGTAATGCTAATAATTacagagtactccgtattaattagaTGTTTATGATTAGCTAGAGTTTTTTCTAAAAATATTTGTTAGAAAAATAGAATATGGTCATATGCTAAGATCTTCACCTGTATGGATGTATTAATATTGACGCCCTTAATTCATACGATGGTAGGTCACATATTCAAATTCCCCTAATTCATTCGAACCTTAAAAAAAGTACGCACCAAAAAAATAATCTACAGTCCTATGATAAAGAATATTACTACAAACCAACTAAGATAATTTCAAAAGTTCAAGAACAATAGTTAATAGCGTAGGGGAAATTCTTCTTAAAACTCTATTGCAATACATTTTCTACATCCCACAGTCACACACTAATATCAACATGATTTAACATAATTAGAAATTTATAATACACAATTAAATAGTATTaaaaaaatgtacataattaTGAATAGAAATTAAATATAGGGATATTTTTATTATGACACAACATATTGTCATATACTCCGTATGAATTACGTGTTACAAGCAAAACAATTCGCTGCACAAGGCAGACAAATTCGTAGGAACTATTATACCCCTTGAAGCACCACGAACCATTGCATTTACACGcgcaacataatcaagcaagAGTATACAATTGTCCACCTTCAAGTATACCTTTGATTTACATGCCATGACACCACACATGGATGCAAATCCACAAAAACCCACATCAAATTTGATGTTCAACCAAGTATTAAGGAAGGGGATTGTTTGTTGACTGCCATCTTTTAAGAAAGCATTACCTCGGAACCCACTTGTAACTGTGCAGCAAGCTAGCTCAGCCACGGCAATCTGACTGCATTCATGAAGTCTTTCATTGATTTCTTCAGCCATAGCATCCCAATAAGAATTTGATATAATTTCCCCTTGAATTAACATAAGGGCGGGATCATCGGAAACTCAAACTTGTGTTTGTCTCTCTACATACCCATAGTTGATTATAGCCTGATGAACTTATAAGAGAATTAGATACGTTTAATCACAATCCTTAACTTATCCGAGCATCGTTTGATAACATTTGAAATTCTATCTTATTTTTAAAACCAGATAATTAAATCttttttctcttattatcttttacttaACACTAATTTATCTTTTTAATTACTTCTAacaaaatttatctcttattatttattttattttattttaaaaatctgaaatataTTATTCTTTGATGACGTGGAAATCCTACATGGCGCTCCAAATGctctccaaaaaactcccctttatatatatatatatatattagatttttaATAAGATATATTTCTAGTGGTAATTATTGTAATAAAGTAAATCTCATTCAAAGTATGAAAAACtcgttttttcattttaaattgaaattgcgCCAAGTTATTGTTTGCAATTTGGATTAGGTGTTGAGTTTTATTGCtatgaaaatccaaaattaaagtTCCTCAATCCTccacatattttattatacggtttttaatatttttagtaCTTACCTCTCACCTTTAACCCTCTATAAAGAGCAAATATGAGAAATTAAAAAGCAAATCACAAAATTTTTTTTGGACCCCATTTATAAATTTCTGGGTCCGCCCCTGATTATGATTAACATGGATTATGATTAGTTGTTTAATTGATTGATCTATcaaaacgattttaatttttttttatttcaaaaaaaatgaattcGGAAGTTTATGAAAATGTATGTCTGCATCAGTGCATGAGACGAAATAATGAACTCATAAGGATAGTCtaacattatttatttatttatttattatacaccagttaaatacggagtagttgGTATGAAATAAAAATGTAGAATACATGGATTACTAAGAAATACTAAAAACTATTTTACCATCTAACTACTCGAAATAAGCGGCAAGTCAACTTGATGAGTCCATTCTATGCATCTAGTTTCATAATATGAACTTTGCACGTGACTTGGCCAATAAGTCAACCAAATCTTACTCCCAATTCTCCATTTCAACACACTTCCTTCCATTTCTTTGTTTAATCTCCATTTAACCTCTTCTCCATACTCATTCCCAGTGAAAACAAGCCCACCGGATTTCATAAATGGTCTATTTACTCTTGAATACCTTTTCCCTAAATCATCATTAGGTTTGTTATTAGTACATGCACCACCATTTAGCTTTGTGCTATAAACTTCAATCCCATTTGTATTATCATAAAAAACTGCATCAAATATTGCCGTGTTTCCCTCAACATCTTGGTCGCATCTCCaattcttcatcttcatctttgtTGAACTTCTTGACATAGTTTTCACCTTTGGATTCTTCATTTTACCAAGACTACCTTTCACTAACTTTTGCATTTCAATTTCTCTTTCTGAATTAACTGTTGACTTCCCTAAACTCAAACTTGTTACATAATTAGACCCAATCTCAGGCCCAACCCAGAATTCAATTCTTGAGGGGAAATACAATTCTTCACAAAATTCTGTATCATTATTGTTATCTTCATTCTTACTAAACCCTAATTTAACCACATGAACTCGTATGTTATCAACACGTGCACTTACTTGGATATGGCCTTCAAAGAATTTAACTGAATATTCAAGTTGAATATGAGCCTCCAACTGCTGATGAGCTAGAGAATACCTTAGTGCCGATTCTTTAGCCCCAACAAAAAGGAATCCTTCTTTTCCATCACTAGACCTCATACGCTTCATAGCCCATATTGGAGCATAACCTTTTAGAAACCAAATACTTCCAACTTCAGAAGCGTAAAATAGCCCAACATTTGAAGGCAAAGGCAACAATGATGACAATCCCACTCGGATTTCTCTTGTAATCAACCATTTTGCTAACATGTACCCAAAGGCGCGTGATATACACATCTCGACATCAACACCAACAACACTCATGAACCCTTTCAACACAGCCACTTGGCTAATGCGTGACAATATTTCAAGGTTTGGAGACAATAAAGAATGGAAGAAGAGGGATCCCACTTCAGTAGGAGCATCACACGCACATAGCCAAAACAAGCGCGTGAATAACAAGAGATTGAAAATACTTGAGAAAGATTCGGGTGAATATGTCTCAAGGATCCTACTAATTGGGTCAAGTTTTACCTTCACGGGTTGAGTTCCATGGTGGGTATGGTCATGATAAGTTAATGGTGCACGGTTAATTGTTTCTTGCACAAGTTGAACAACAAGGGGAAGAAATGGCTTATTATCAGAGGAAACAAAACAAGGATTGGATAACCATAATGTCTTATAAGGCTCATTAGGATCGAATCCTTGGACACAAATAGAAAATGTTATACATACTTCTGTTTTTAACTCTGATGACCGCTCAGCTTTTAATTGAATCGATTGAGTCGAGTTTTCTTTTGTGGTAGTATTCGAAGAGGCAAGTTCAAAAGAGAGTTGTGAATTTGAATTACTCCATTCACATGAACTAGGAAGGTCACATATCCATGACCAAATATCCATTATTCTGAGAACGAGCTAGGTTTTAGTTTGAGAGTTGAAGGAATGAGTACATTAAAGAATTGTAAGATCGACGATGAGTTATCATATACATGCATGGATTTATAGAACTAATGAGTGATGTATAGTACGCCTACTTGTAACTAATTGTAACCACCTAACAAAATAAGGCTCTAAGGTATTAGAAAATCATGGTCCTTAGATATATAAGTCATATATACATACAACTTTGTATGCTTTCATTTAATGTGACAATCTACcaataaatatgaaatttatttgCAAAAATAAATTAACGGCTATTATCCTTTCTATTTTGCATGGCCCGTGAATTTCTTATAATTGCTACGTAGGCTTGAATCTCATCCCTAATGTCTCATTACAAGTTGTCTTGAGTGGTGATGGAAAGAGAATGAAAAGAAGTTGACGTGGATATTTTGGACTTTGCCAAAATGGTTGAAGTAAGTGTAGGAAGAGGCCAAAATTCATCTTTGTAGTTTGTAACTTTGAATAAAGACATTTGCTACGTGCTAAATTTTGTACCACTAGAAGCTAGATATATAACTACATCTTCAAACAAAAAGGTTAGATAGACATAAATAGGATGATAGATTTATAGTATTTGATGGTATCATGTGGGGTTATACACTTTAGATTCCCCAAATTACATGATAATGTTTTAGTGTATGTAAATTGCTCAAAGAGGTTGGGATTTATAGATAACAACTTAAGAATTTAAGcttttactccctctgtttcgaAATAATAGGGACACTTTGACATTTGATActattcataaattcaatttgGCTATCATTTGTAATTTATGGGTAAGAAAAAACATACCCATGTGGCCATGTGGGGTTTTTTTGATTCGTGTTGATGTATACtttataatatcaactttttataattttttcgaATACAAAATTGGAGATATTATTGTCCAAACATTATTGACAAACATGAAAATCTAAACTGTCCCCATTATTTCAAAACGGATGGAGTACTACGTAGTACTCCGCAGTACATTGGAAAAGTTATTAGTGTATGTAAATTGTCCCAAGAAAGTTGAGATTTGTAGGTAACAACTTAAAAGAGTATACAAATTAAAGTATGCGAAGTAATAACCGAAGGTGCCTACGttaaaatatactccctccgtcccttaatacttgcaccattttgactggacacaattgtcaatgcacaactttgaccaccaatatctttaactacatattataaaaacttataaaaatattaatatttcgaaaatatatattaagatgaagccaaaaatatattatatactaacctttgttttcatatactagaaataaaatagggtcaaactgaattatgtgaatagtgcaaaatgtcaaaacggtgcgagtattaagggacagagggagtaaaaataatataaaaataaccGAGGGTGAAAAGACTCTAACAGAGATTTATGCatttttttatgaatttttttaattatctattacggagtagtaaaatttatgaaaatttgatgttaTTAAACATTTTTTATACATAGCAAAAAAAATGTGATGAATTGAGGTGTATAGGCTTTCCAAACTGGTCAGTACCGCCGGATTGTTAAAAAAACCTTTTGGGCTCGGGTTAAATCTGATCGGTTACTTTCGAGTTCGGGTTTATAAATGGTTGTTCAGGACTTAGAATTTTCGATCGGGTTTGGGTCGACCCAAGCGGGTTGAGAAGTTTTAATACAcgtattatattttcattaatttgtataacaaaatatataaaatatgcgcacaaattaacaaattttcataAGCAATTAAGTTTATATTTAATCAAATTCCACCATAAAATGATGTATAATTAATATCAAAATCATATTACATCCAAAAATTGTATCaacaacgtgtttattatgcttaagaTTTCACACAATCTCATTtgttaatataaatataatacaacaattttcaatcggtcgggtacAAAATAAGTCTGATCGGGTTTtaacccattacttttcggatTGTTCTGGTTCGAACAAAATCAGGTTACgagtcacaaaatcttgttcaagaaTCAAGACCCAGTATTGATAGTGTCGGTTTCAGACCagtattgattttaattttaccGGTCTAAAGGTATGTGAATTTTCTAAAAGTCAAAATGttacaattaaaataaaacatctGAAGTACTTTGTATTAACTATGTTTTCTCCGTCTTATTATAgttatactagtcttatatgcacgcgatgcgtgcaagAGCATTAAAAACATTGGTCACAACATTCATCTAAATTGTTTACAACATTATTGTTCAAAAGGTAATTTGACCCTTAAAtttggacggagggagtaataggcAAGAAACA encodes:
- the LOC110778397 gene encoding uncharacterized protein, whose translation is MDIWSWICDLPSSCEWSNSNSQLSFELASSNTTTKENSTQSIQLKAERSSELKTEVCITFSICVQGFDPNEPYKTLWLSNPCFVSSDNKPFLPLVVQLVQETINRAPLTYHDHTHHGTQPVKVKLDPISRILETYSPESFSSIFNLLLFTRLFWLCACDAPTEVGSLFFHSLLSPNLEILSRISQVAVLKGFMSVVGVDVEMCISRAFGYMLAKWLITREIRVGLSSLLPLPSNVGLFYASEVGSIWFLKGYAPIWAMKRMRSSDGKEGFLFVGAKESALRYSLAHQQLEAHIQLEYSVKFFEGHIQVSARVDNIRVHVVKLGFSKNEDNNNDTEFCEELYFPSRIEFWVGPEIGSNYVTSLSLGKSTVNSEREIEMQKLVKGSLGKMKNPKVKTMSRSSTKMKMKNWRCDQDVEGNTAIFDAVFYDNTNGIEVYSTKLNGGACTNNKPNDDLGKRYSRVNRPFMKSGGLVFTGNEYGEEVKWRLNKEMEGSVLKWRIGSKIWLTYWPSHVQSSYYETRCIEWTHQVDLPLISSS